One part of the Eublepharis macularius isolate TG4126 chromosome 16, MPM_Emac_v1.0, whole genome shotgun sequence genome encodes these proteins:
- the NRN1L gene encoding neuritin-like protein has translation MGCGALLAAAALLLLRLHLALSEEPLSMAGRKCNTIYKGFANCLISLGDSMAQNVQQQQDESSQELQELETICRSWDDFHSCASQVLSRCPDEAAAIWESLRQESRKFQFQGNLHDLCSTRVQPAGNGRALDMDETNKETLRGSAWLPQPSLLGSLTLVALFALAPWA, from the exons ATGGGCTGCGGGGCGCTGCTGGCCGCCGCGGCGCTCTTGCTCCTGCGGCTGCATCTGG CACTGTCAGAGGAGCCCCTCAGCATGGCTGGCCGGAAGTGCAACACCATCTACAAGGGCTTTGCCAATTGCCTGATCAGCCTTGGGGACAGTATGGCACAAAATGTTCAACAGCAGCAGGATGAAAGCAGCCAAGAATTGCAGGAGTTGGAGACTATTTGCAG GTCCTGGGACGACTTCCACTCCTGCGCCAGCCAGGTACTGTCCAGGTGCCCTGATGAGGCAGCAGCCATCTGGGAGTCACTTCGGCAAGAGTCCCGGAAGTTCCAGTTCCAAGGAAACCTCCATGACCTGTGCAGTACGCGGGTCCAGCCGGCTGGCAACGGAAGAGCTTTGGATATGGACGAAACCAACAAGGAGACCTTGCGAGGGTCGGCCTGGCTCCCCCAGCCCAGCCTCTTGGGCAGCCTGACTCTTGTGGCTCTGTTTGCTTTGGCACCTTGGGCCTAG